Proteins encoded together in one Anopheles darlingi chromosome 3, idAnoDarlMG_H_01, whole genome shotgun sequence window:
- the LOC125958222 gene encoding sphingolipid delta(4)-desaturase DES1, with amino-acid sequence MGQHVSRTDFEWTYTEEPHASRRKLILEKYPQIKKLFGYDPQFKWVASAMVLIQFAMLFVMKDRSWKFIFLMAYCFGGVINHSLMLACHEIAHNLAFGHARPMANRLFGFFCNLPIGLPMSVSFKKYHLEHHRYQGDEVIDTDLPTYVEAKLFCTTLGKFFWVCLQPLFYIFRPLIVNPKPPQKLELVNGVIQLAFNTVVVYYFGWKVMVYLIVGSLLAMGLHPVAGHFISEHYMFAKGFETYSYYGPLNWITFNVGYHNEHHDFPAVPGRLLPEVKRIAPEFYDDIPQHTSWTRVLYDFITDPAVGPYARIKRKARGLDS; translated from the coding sequence ATGGGCCAGCACGTCTCGCGAACGGATTTCGAGTGGACGTACACCGAGGAACCGCACGCTAGCCGGCGGAAGCTGATTCTGGAAAAGTACCCACAAATCAAGAAGCTGTTCGGATACGACCCACAATTTAAGTGGGTGGCCAGCGCTATGGTGCTGATTCAGTTCGCTATGCTGTTTGTCATGAAAGATCGATCGTGGAAATTCATCTTTCTCATGGCTTACTGTTTCGGTGGAGTGATTAATCATTCGCTGATGCTGGCATGTCACGAGATTGCCCACAACCTGGCGTTCGGGCATGCGAGACCGATGGCCAACCGCTTGTTTGGCTTCTTCTGCAACCTGCCGATCGGGCTTCCGATGTCGGTGTCTTTCAAAAAGTACCACCTGGAGCACCATCGCTATCAGGGTGACGAGGTGATCGATACCGACTTGCCGACCTACGTTGAGGCGAAGCTTTTCTGCACCACGCTCGGCAAGTTTTTCTGGGTCTGTCTGCAGCCGCTTTTCTACATCTTCCGGCCACTTATAGTCAACCCTAAACCGCCACAAAAGCTTGAGCTGGTCAACGGAGTCATTCAACTTGCTTTCAACACGGTCGTCGTGTACTACTTCGGTTGGAAGGTGATGGTATATCTCATAGTTGGATCATTGCTCGCCATGGGATTGCACCCGGTAGCCGGTCACTTTATTTCGGAGCACTACATGTTTGCGAAGGGATTCGAAACATACTCCTACTACGGACCACTCAACTGGATCACCTTCAACGTCGGTTATCACAACGAGCATCACGATTTCCCGGCCGTACCGGGCCGGTTGCTACCGGAGGTGAAACGTATCGCGCCCGAGTTCTACGACGACATTCCGCAACACACCTCTTGGACGCGCGTACTGTACGATTTCATTACCGATCCCGCGGTCGGTCCATATGCGAGGATTAAGCGAAAGGCTCGTGGATTGGATTCTTAA
- the LOC125958199 gene encoding glucose dehydrogenase [FAD, quinone]-like, with the protein MAYSMGPYFITVAFYTVGVFVASGFISLHYTASFLFTRHVLPSAETYDFIIVGSGTAGSYIAAHIPSENVLLLEAGSMRSSLMDVPLFMPLLQGTRYDWQYETVAQTGSCWAMNGNRSRWPMGKVFGGTQMFNNMVHYDAKRNDFSTWFETPEQLDLLMTYFNRPTGQQLEPGYQTELGRVFIDSAKELGFGEESFFRPLHSTRNGRRWTTSHAYEALNRIHHERIMNAMVHRIIVEDGVAKGLVFSKDHQKHQVFARKGIILSAGTVGTAKILLQSGIGPQKELGAIGIESIIDLPQVGKNLQDHIGTGSELLLLDKPLNLAPLDLIHPSNLLNYWTTDPQSSPLALGGCDAVGFVSLGSNYSSDVQFMVLPAGVSSDGGIHLRNIVNLKDSVWDDYYRPMAKRGQPVATILPILLHPESTGEIVLKSVNAQEKPLINPNYLSSANDVKTLLKGIRILQKLTHQESAKELNLELNPKPFPGCTAHLPDSDAYWECYIRSVTHTIYHPVGTCRMGTNGNNSVVSSRNLIVHGIQRLYVADASVMPSLPSGNPNSVVMAIANYFIETNFPPK; encoded by the exons ATGGCTTATTCAATGGGGCCCTATTTCATAACCGTAGCTTTTTACACCGTCGGCGTGTTCGTAGCATCGGGGTTTATCAGCCTGCACTACACCGCTTCCTTTTTGTTCACCCGCCACGTGCTGCCTAGCGCAGAGACGTACGATTTCATAATCGTCGGTTCTGGAACAGCGGGCTCGTATATTGCCGCACATATCCCGTCCGAGAATGTGCTGCTTCTGGAAGCTGGCTCGATGCGATCCTCCCTCATGGACGTTCCACTGTTCATGCCTTTACTGCAAGGAACACGGTATGACTGGCAGTACGAGACCGTTGCGCAGACCGGATCATGTTGGGCCATGAACGGCAACCGCAGCCGTTGGCCTATGG GAAAAGTATTCGGAGGCACCCAGATGTTCAACAACATGGTTCACTAcgacgcgaaacgaaacgatttcaGCACGTGGTTCGAAACGCCGGAGCAGCTGGATCTGTTAATGACATATTTCAACCGTCCTACCGGGCAACAACTTGAACCCGGTTACCAGACCGAATTGGGCCGTGTTTTCATCGATAGCGCGAAAGAGCTAGGTTTTGGTGAAGAATCGTTTTTCCGTCCTTTACACTCGACCCGGAATGGCCGACGATGGACCACTAGTCATGCGTACGAGGCCTTAAATCGGATCCATCATGAGCGCATCATGAATGCGATGGTACATAGAATCATTGTGGAAGACGGCGTGGCGAAAGGCTTAGTTTTCTCAAAAGATCATCAAAAACACCAGGTATTTGCTAGGAAGGGAATAATTTTGTCAGCTGGAACGGTCGGCACGGCTAAAATTTTGCTGCAGAGTGGCATAGGTCCACAAAAGGAACTGGGTGCCATCGGGATCGAGTCTATCATCGATTTACCACAAGTTGGGAAAAACTTACAAGACCACATAGGCACTGGATCCgaactgctgttgctagaCAAACCATTGAATCTGGCTCCCCTCGATCTGATACACCCGAGCAACCTGTTGAACTATTGGACAACGGACCCCCAATCGTCGCCTTTGGCGCTCGGAGGTTGTGATGCGGTTGGTTTTGTATCGCTCGGAAGCAACTATTCCAGTGATGTGCAGTTCATGGTACTGCCGGCTGGCGTCTCCTCCGATGGTGGTATTCATTTGAGAAATATCGTCAACCTAAAGGATTCCGTTTGGGATGACTATTATCGGCCAATGGCGAAAAGGGGTCAACCAGTAGCCACAATACTTCCGATACTACTGCACCCGGAAAGTACTGGCGAGATTGTATTAAAAAGTGTAAACGCTCAGGAAAAACCCCTCATTAACCCAAACTATTTATCGTCCGCCAACGATGTAAAAACGCTACTGAAAGGGATTCGAATACTGCAAAAGCTGACACACCAAGAGTCGGCGAAGGAGTTGAACTTAGAGCTTAATCCAAAGCCCTTTCCCGGATGTACCGCACATTTACCGGATAGTGATGCTTACTGGGAATGCTACATTCGATCTGTTACCCATACAATTTACCATCCCGTGGGCACCTGTCGAATGGGTACGAATGGTAACAATTCCGTGGTATCATCCCGCAATCTGATTGTGCATGGTATTCAAAGGCTTTACGTAGCCGATGCTTCCGTGATGCCAAGCCTTCCCAGCGGCAACCCTAACTCAGTTGTAATGGCCATTGCCAATTACTTTATAGAAACAAATTTTCCCCCGAAATAA
- the LOC125958228 gene encoding ubiquitin carboxyl-terminal hydrolase has product MDTWLPLESNPEVLSSYMAKLGVSPLWSIVDIFGMDDELLDMVPKPVKSLIFLFPCKDAAEEDKPNVEQTGAAEGAYPKELFFTRQYIHNACGTIALIHAVLNNPDIEIEEGSVLKNYYNTTKALSPEERGRVLDKNEQFIKAHEENAREGQTATPAVNDPVYHHFVAFVHVGGKLYELDGRKSAPIEHGTSSPETMLKDAVQVCQKYISKDPTEVRFTLLGLAPTQ; this is encoded by the exons ATGGATACTTGGCTACCGCTAGAGTCCAACCCGGAG GTCCTGTCGAGCTATATGGCGAAGCTGGGAGTCTCGCCTCTCTGGAGCATCGTCGACATTTTCGGCATGGATGATGAGCTGCTGGACATGGTGCCGAAGCCGGTGAAATCGTTGATTTTCCTGTTTCCCTGCAAGGATGCG GCCGAAGAAGATAAGCCGAATGTGGAGCAAACGGGTGCCGCTGAGGGGGCGTATCCGAAGGAGCTTTTCTTCACCCGACAGTACATCCACAACGCTTGCGGTACAATCGCTCTGATTCATGCGGTACTCAACAATCCGGATATCGAGATTGAGGAAGGCAGCGTTTTGAAAAACTACTACAACACTACCAAAGCGCTGTCTCCCGAGGAGCGCGGAAGAGTGTTGGATAAGAATGAGCAGTTCATAAAGGCACACGAAGAAAATGCTCGAGAAGGCCAAACGGCCACTCCGGCGGTTAATGATCCCGTGTACCACCACTTCGTAGCGTTCGTGCACGTCGGCGGTAAACTGTACGAGCTGGACGGTCGAAAAAGTGCTCCAATCGAGCACGGCACCTCCAGTCCTGAAACCATGCTGAAGGATGCCGTTCAGGTTTGCCAGAAGTACATCTCCAAGGATCCCACCGAAGTTCGATTCACTCTGCTCGGTCTGGCACCGACGCAGTAA
- the LOC125958218 gene encoding sphingolipid delta(4)-desaturase DES1-like, producing the protein MGQRVSRTDFEWVYDDQPHTRRREEMVKKYPQIKKLFGPDPRFKYIVSAMVLTQIVSLYVMQNQSWSMIVLVAYCFGGVINHSLMLANHEISHNMAFGYGKPLANRYFGMWCNLPIGVPMSVSFKKYHNLHHRHLADDDLDPDVPTLLEAKLFCTTFGKFIWVCLQPFFYGLRPLFVNPLPMTRLEIINTIVQLTFDALVVICFGWRMLAYLLIGSVLAMGLHPVAGHFIAEHYMFAKGFETYSYYGPLNWITFNVGYHNEHHDFPAIPGRLLPELRKIAPEYYETMPQHTSWVRVLYDFITDPAVGPYARIKRKSLEKPKPSPAANSIVSSNESWKSSPAVEPKKRFSSTA; encoded by the coding sequence ATGGGACAACGTGTTTCCAGAACGGATTTCGAGTGGGTGTACGATGATCAGCCGCACACTCGTCGTCGGGAGGAAATGGTGAAGAAATATCCGCAGATCAAGAAGTTGTTTGGACCGGACCCACGCTTCAAGTATATCGTGTCTGCCATGGTTTTAACACAAATCGTGAGTTTATATGTGATGCAAAACCAGAGCTGGTCAATGATCGTATTAGTGGCGTACTGCTTCGGTGGTGTAATCAACCATTCGCTGATGCTCGCGAATCACGAAATATCACACAACATGGCGTTCGGTTACGGCAAGCCGTTAGCTAATCGGTATTTTGGAATGTGGTGCAATCTACCGATCGGTGTGCCGATGTCAGTGTCGTTTAAAAAGTATCACAACCTGCACCATCGCCACCTGGCCGACGATGATCTCGATCCGGACGTACCGACACTTCTAGAGGCGAAGCTGTTCTGTACTACTTTTGGCAAGTTCATCTGGGTTTGTCTGCAGCCGTTTTTCTACGGATTGAGACCACTGTTCGTGAACCCACTGCCCATGACGAGGCTGGagatcatcaacaccatcgtGCAGCTCACATTTGATGCTCTGGTTGTGATTTGTTTCGGCTGGCGCATGCTCGCCTATCTGCTGATCGGTTCCGTGCTGGCGATGGGACTACACCCCGTGGCCGGTCATTTCATTGCCGAACATTACATGTTTGCGAAGGGATTCGAAACGTACTCGTACTACGGACCGCTTAACTGGATCACGTTTAATGTGGGCTACCACAACGAGCATCACGACTTTCCCGCCATCCCCGGTAGGCTGTTGCCGGAATTGAGAAAAATCGCTCCTGAATATTATGAAACCATGCCACAGCACACGTCCTGGGTGCGAGTGCTGTACGACTTTATCACCGATCCTGCCGTCGGACCCTACGCCAGGATCAAGCGAAAAAGTCTCGAGAAACCCAAACCATCGCCAGCTGCAAACTCTATCGTTTCGTCCAATGAATCATGGAAAAGTAGCCCAGCAGTGGAGCCGAAAAAAAGATTCAGCTCGACGGCATAA